The following are encoded together in the Panicum virgatum strain AP13 chromosome 6K, P.virgatum_v5, whole genome shotgun sequence genome:
- the LOC120711292 gene encoding uncharacterized membrane protein YuiD-like, translating into MDAVTAAPPPPSPAGAPAFSYLAVFSNCPLVAAVLSFAIAQSIKVFTTWYKENRWDAKQLIGSGGMPSSHSATVTALAVAVGMQEGFASSLFATAAVFASVVMYDAFGVRLHAGKQAEVLNQIVYELPSEHPLAETRPLRELLGHTPPQVFAGGVLGFAVATFTAMIAGLGS; encoded by the exons ATGgacgccgtcaccgccgccccgccgccgccgtcgccggcgggtgCCCCCGCGTTCTCCTACCTGGCCGTGTTCTCCAACTGcccgctcgtcgccgccgtgctcTCCTTCGCCATCGCGCAGTCCATCAAGGTCTTCACCACCTG GTACAAGGAGAACCGGTGGGACGCGAAGCAGCTGATCGGGTCCGGCGGGATGCCGTCCTCGCACTCGGCCACCGTcaccgcgctcgccgtcgccgtcgggaTGCAGGAGGGCTTCGCGAGCTCGCTtttcgccaccgccgccgtcttcgCCTCCGTG GTGATGTATGACGCTTTTGGTGTTAGGCTACATGCAGGGAAGCAAGCAGAG GTCTTGAATCAAATTGTGTATGAGCTTCCGTCAGAACATCCACTGGCTGAAACAAGACCACTGCGAGAGCTCCTAGGGCACACACCTCCACAG GTGTTTGCTGGCGGGGTGCTTGGATTTGCAGTAGCCACATTTACGGCAATGATAGCTGGGCTTGGTAGTTGA